The Xanthomonas sp. DAR 34887 genome has a segment encoding these proteins:
- a CDS encoding M28 family metallopeptidase has protein sequence MSMLALAISGAALAAPPSAPAFDTQRISADVKTLASDAYEGRAPATPGEDKTVAYLSAQFQAAGLQPGGDLQDGKRLWTQAVPLRRADIVGTPQLAVEAGGQRQALTQGQQIAVRAALDGSTQVAIDGAPLVFVGYGVKAPERGWDDFKGVDLKGKIAVVLINDPDFETGKGAFDGKGMTYYGRWTYKYEEGARQGAAGVLIVHETAPASYGWATVASSNTNSMFDVVRDDPKAAHPTLEGWIQRDLAVDLFKRAGLDFEALKKQAQSRDFKPVELKGERLHADYAVKSEVITSHNVVARLPGSAHPDDSVIYTAHWDHIGVGAPDANGDRIFNGALDNASGTASLLELARVFAKGPAPQRSVVFLAVTAEEKGLLGSEYYASKPLYPLARTVAVINMDGMSPFGPSRDFGIYGTAKLDLLEDLKTVAKRWDLRYTPDPKPEAGYFFRSDHFSFAKRGVPALSFAAGQDWVDGGIKAGKAASDDYTAKRYHQPGDEWLPSWTFAGAARDLQVLYTLGSELANSPQWPNWSSDSEFRATRDASAAQRK, from the coding sequence ATGAGCATGCTGGCGCTGGCGATTTCCGGCGCAGCGCTGGCGGCGCCGCCGTCCGCACCGGCGTTCGACACCCAGCGCATTTCCGCCGACGTCAAGACGTTGGCCTCCGACGCCTACGAAGGCCGCGCGCCGGCCACGCCGGGCGAGGACAAGACCGTGGCCTACCTCAGCGCGCAGTTCCAGGCCGCGGGCCTGCAGCCGGGCGGCGACCTGCAGGACGGCAAGCGCCTGTGGACGCAGGCGGTGCCGCTGCGCCGCGCCGACATCGTCGGCACCCCGCAGCTGGCGGTGGAGGCCGGCGGCCAGCGCCAGGCGCTGACCCAGGGCCAGCAGATCGCCGTGCGCGCCGCGCTCGACGGCAGCACCCAGGTCGCCATCGATGGCGCGCCGCTGGTGTTCGTCGGCTATGGGGTCAAGGCGCCGGAGCGCGGCTGGGACGACTTCAAGGGCGTGGACCTGAAGGGCAAGATCGCGGTGGTGCTGATCAACGATCCGGACTTCGAGACCGGCAAGGGCGCGTTCGACGGCAAGGGCATGACCTATTACGGCCGCTGGACCTACAAGTACGAGGAAGGCGCGCGGCAGGGCGCGGCCGGCGTGCTGATCGTGCACGAGACCGCACCGGCCTCCTACGGCTGGGCCACGGTGGCCAGCTCCAACACCAACAGCATGTTCGACGTGGTCCGCGACGATCCCAAGGCCGCCCATCCCACGCTCGAAGGCTGGATCCAGCGCGACCTGGCGGTGGACCTGTTCAAGCGCGCCGGCCTGGATTTCGAGGCCTTGAAGAAGCAGGCGCAATCGCGCGACTTCAAGCCGGTGGAACTGAAGGGCGAGCGGCTGCACGCCGACTATGCGGTGAAGTCGGAGGTGATCACCTCGCACAACGTGGTGGCGCGGCTGCCCGGCAGCGCCCATCCCGACGACAGCGTGATCTATACCGCGCACTGGGACCACATCGGCGTCGGCGCGCCCGACGCCAACGGCGACCGCATCTTCAACGGCGCGCTGGACAACGCCAGCGGCACCGCCTCGCTGCTGGAGCTGGCCCGCGTCTTCGCCAAGGGCCCGGCGCCGCAGCGCTCGGTGGTGTTCCTGGCGGTCACCGCCGAGGAGAAGGGCCTGCTCGGTTCGGAGTACTACGCGTCCAAGCCGCTGTATCCGCTGGCGCGCACGGTGGCGGTGATCAACATGGACGGCATGAGCCCGTTCGGCCCGTCGCGCGATTTCGGCATCTACGGCACCGCCAAGCTGGACCTGCTCGAGGACCTGAAGACGGTCGCCAAGCGCTGGGACCTGCGCTACACGCCGGACCCGAAACCGGAAGCCGGTTACTTCTTCCGCTCCGACCACTTCTCCTTCGCCAAGCGCGGCGTGCCGGCGCTGTCGTTCGCCGCCGGACAGGACTGGGTGGACGGCGGGATCAAGGCCGGCAAGGCCGCCTCCGACGACTACACCGCCAAGCGCTACCACCAGCCCGGCGACGAATGGCTGCCGAGTTGGACCTTCGCCGGCGCCGCGCGCGACCTGCAGGTGCTGTACACGCTGGGGTCGGAACTGGCCAATTCGCCGCAGTGGCCGAACTGGAGCAGCGACTCGGAGTTCCGCGCCACCCGCGACGCCAGCGCGGCGCAGCGCAAGTGA